One Streptomyces drozdowiczii DNA segment encodes these proteins:
- a CDS encoding carbohydrate ABC transporter permease, translating to MTAALAEKNGTRAARPAAPEGPPPAAPRRGSGRERAFDDVPRWQIYVPLGVYLVFTLVPFYWMFLFAVRPAGSTSLVPWPMTGEHFSKVWNERSFAVFFQNSMIVGVCTLLATTLVALAGGYALARFDFRIKNGFMLALLCSQFIPGALMLVPLFEIFKNLQMINSLGSVVIAETVFQLPLSIILISGFIKNVPPSLEEAAWVDGCSRFRAFCAVVLPLLRPGLIAVGSFAFVHSWNHFLFALMFLSEQDKQTIPVGLNTLIGADSVDLGALAAGGVIAAVPVVIVFAFIQKWLITGFSAGAVKG from the coding sequence GTGACTGCCGCACTCGCCGAGAAGAACGGCACCCGCGCCGCACGCCCGGCCGCCCCCGAAGGCCCGCCGCCCGCCGCGCCCCGCCGCGGGTCCGGCCGCGAACGCGCCTTCGACGACGTGCCGCGCTGGCAGATCTACGTACCGCTGGGCGTCTACCTGGTCTTCACGCTCGTTCCGTTCTACTGGATGTTCCTCTTCGCCGTCCGGCCCGCGGGGTCCACCTCGCTGGTGCCGTGGCCGATGACCGGGGAGCACTTCTCCAAGGTCTGGAACGAGCGCAGCTTCGCCGTCTTCTTCCAGAACAGCATGATCGTCGGCGTCTGCACCCTGCTCGCCACGACCCTCGTCGCGCTGGCCGGCGGCTACGCCCTCGCCCGGTTCGACTTCAGGATCAAGAACGGCTTCATGCTGGCGCTGCTCTGCTCGCAGTTCATCCCCGGCGCGCTGATGCTCGTCCCGCTCTTCGAGATCTTCAAGAACCTCCAGATGATCAACTCCCTGGGGAGCGTGGTCATCGCCGAGACGGTCTTCCAGCTGCCGCTCTCCATCATCCTGATCAGCGGATTCATCAAGAACGTGCCCCCTTCGCTGGAGGAGGCCGCCTGGGTGGACGGCTGCTCGCGCTTCCGGGCCTTCTGCGCGGTCGTGCTGCCGCTGCTGCGCCCCGGGCTCATCGCCGTCGGCTCCTTCGCCTTCGTGCACAGCTGGAACCACTTCCTGTTCGCGCTGATGTTCCTCAGCGAGCAGGACAAGCAGACGATCCCGGTCGGCCTGAACACCCTGATCGGCGCGGACAGCGTCGACCTGGGCGCGCTCGCCGCGGGCGGGGTGATCGCCGCGGTGCCCGTGGTGATCGTCTTCGCCTTCATCCAGAAGTGGCTGATCACCGGCTTCAGCGCCGGCGCCGTGAAGGGGTGA
- a CDS encoding dihydrodipicolinate synthase family protein translates to MDLTPLKAALADVVAIPVTPFAGDGSIDTTAHRALLRRLLDGGVRIVTPNGNTGEFYALTPEERRAVTELTVEEAGGRAAVLVGVGHDVPTAVAAAEHARDAGAEMVMIHQPVHPYVSQDGWIDYHRAIAEAVPGLGVVPYIRNPHLDGGCLAVLADSCPNVIGVKYAVPDAARFAAFARDAGLDRFVWVAGLAELYAPAYFSAGATGFTSGLVNVAPGVSLAMLEALRAGDHPAAMKVWEQIRRFEELRADRQSANNVTVVKEALAALGLCDRAVRPPSRVLPEAQRAEVADQIAGWSI, encoded by the coding sequence ACCTCACCCCGCTGAAGGCGGCCCTCGCAGATGTCGTGGCGATCCCGGTGACCCCGTTCGCCGGGGACGGGTCCATCGACACGACGGCGCACCGCGCCCTGCTGCGGAGACTGCTCGACGGCGGCGTGCGCATCGTCACCCCGAACGGCAACACCGGGGAGTTCTACGCGCTCACCCCCGAGGAGCGGCGCGCCGTCACCGAGCTGACCGTCGAGGAGGCCGGCGGCCGGGCCGCGGTCCTGGTGGGCGTGGGACACGACGTGCCGACCGCCGTCGCCGCCGCCGAGCACGCCCGGGACGCCGGTGCCGAGATGGTGATGATCCACCAGCCCGTCCACCCGTACGTCTCGCAGGACGGCTGGATCGACTACCACCGGGCCATCGCCGAGGCCGTGCCCGGGCTCGGGGTCGTCCCGTACATCCGCAACCCGCACCTGGACGGCGGCTGCCTGGCCGTGCTCGCCGACAGCTGCCCCAACGTCATCGGCGTCAAGTACGCGGTGCCGGACGCGGCCCGCTTCGCCGCCTTCGCCCGCGACGCCGGTCTTGACCGCTTCGTCTGGGTCGCCGGGCTCGCCGAGCTGTACGCCCCGGCCTACTTCTCCGCGGGCGCCACCGGCTTCACCTCCGGGCTCGTCAACGTGGCGCCCGGCGTCTCGCTGGCCATGCTGGAGGCGCTGCGGGCCGGCGACCACCCGGCGGCCATGAAGGTCTGGGAGCAGATCCGCCGCTTCGAGGAGCTGCGCGCCGACCGGCAGTCCGCCAACAACGTCACCGTCGTCAAGGAGGCCCTGGCCGCCCTCGGGCTGTGCGACCGCGCGGTGCGCCCGCCCAGCCGGGTGCTGCCCGAGGCACAGCGCGCCGAGGTCGCCGACCAGATCGCCGGGTGGTCCATATGA
- a CDS encoding PmoA family protein, with the protein MTNTALLSCADRPVGRYTYLPADAGRPYLHPVTTLAGVPVTEERPADHVHHLGASVAVPDVSGHNFWGGRTFVRGQGPTVLDNHGTQRHLGWKLCDPDGFVEELGWEAGGGELLREHRTVAATPLSDTAWALDLSFSLTNPGPGDLSIGSPATNGRPGAGYGGFFWRAPKEGSPPAVFGPAADGEEAVHGRAADWVALCGDGWSLVFAGATEETRRDPWFVRTTEYPGVGSSLAAAERLPVPAGATVVRRIVTVVADGRLDRAGAAALVRRAVTA; encoded by the coding sequence ATGACGAACACCGCCCTGCTCAGCTGCGCCGACCGCCCCGTCGGCCGCTACACCTACCTCCCCGCCGACGCGGGCCGCCCCTACCTCCACCCGGTCACCACCCTGGCCGGCGTGCCCGTCACCGAGGAGCGCCCGGCCGACCACGTCCACCACCTGGGCGCCTCCGTCGCCGTCCCGGACGTCTCCGGGCACAACTTCTGGGGCGGCCGCACCTTCGTCCGGGGCCAAGGGCCCACCGTGCTCGACAACCACGGCACCCAGCGCCACCTCGGCTGGAAGCTGTGCGACCCGGACGGCTTCGTGGAGGAGCTCGGTTGGGAGGCCGGCGGCGGCGAACTGCTGCGCGAGCACCGCACGGTGGCCGCCACGCCCCTCTCGGACACCGCCTGGGCGCTCGACCTCTCCTTCTCGCTCACCAACCCCGGCCCCGGCGACCTGTCGATCGGCAGCCCCGCCACCAACGGCCGCCCCGGCGCCGGATACGGCGGCTTCTTCTGGCGCGCCCCCAAGGAGGGGTCCCCGCCCGCCGTGTTCGGCCCGGCGGCGGACGGCGAGGAGGCGGTGCACGGGCGGGCCGCCGACTGGGTCGCGCTCTGCGGCGACGGCTGGTCGCTGGTCTTCGCCGGGGCGACCGAGGAGACCCGCCGCGACCCGTGGTTCGTGCGCACCACCGAGTACCCGGGCGTCGGCTCCTCGCTCGCCGCCGCCGAACGGCTGCCCGTACCCGCCGGGGCCACGGTCGTACGCCGGATCGTCACCGTCGTCGCGGACGGCCGCCTCGACCGGGCCGGCGCCGCCGCCCTCGTCCGCCGGGCGGTGACCGCGTGA
- a CDS encoding glycoside hydrolase family 43 protein, which produces MNATRPWTADLGDGTYRNPVLNADWSDPDVIRVGDDFYLTASSFGRAPGLPLLHSRDLVNWTLTGHALDRLEPAAEFAAPRHDCGVWAPALRHHAGRFWIFWGDPDHGIQQISAEDIRGPWTAPHLVKAGRGLIDPCPLWDEETGEAYLVHAWAKSRSGIKNRLTGHRMSPDGRELLDEGKTLIDADTLPGWFTLEGPKLHRRNGEFWIFAPAGGVATGWQGAFRSRDFFGPYEERVVLAQGRSGVNGPHQGAWVDTPAGEDWFLHFQERGAYGRVVHLQPMRWDGDGWPVIGDAGEPVAMHRKPALPAQPVEAPACDDGFPGGRHGRQWQWTANPRPGWTVEHAGDGLRLSCVPAEHAHDLRLLPHVLVQRLPAETFTAEVELALESEAPGARAGLAVLGDAYSWIGLERQAEGGVRLVHRFAEATADAERDAGHAGPAPSGAARLRIEVAPGARCRFLADTGDGAGFRPSGQVFAATPWRWVGALLGLFATAPPGAGPTGTARFTGFHVTASHATEPREKSRS; this is translated from the coding sequence GTGAACGCCACCCGCCCCTGGACCGCCGACCTCGGCGACGGCACCTACCGCAACCCGGTCCTCAACGCCGACTGGTCGGACCCGGACGTGATCCGCGTCGGCGACGACTTCTACCTCACCGCCTCCAGCTTCGGCCGCGCCCCCGGGCTGCCGCTGCTCCACTCCCGCGACCTCGTCAACTGGACGCTGACCGGGCACGCCCTGGACCGCCTGGAGCCCGCCGCCGAGTTCGCCGCGCCCCGGCACGACTGCGGGGTGTGGGCGCCCGCGCTGCGGCACCACGCCGGGCGGTTCTGGATCTTCTGGGGCGACCCCGACCACGGCATCCAGCAGATCAGCGCCGAGGACATCCGGGGCCCGTGGACCGCGCCGCACCTGGTCAAGGCGGGACGGGGGCTGATCGACCCGTGCCCGCTGTGGGACGAGGAGACCGGCGAGGCGTACCTCGTGCACGCCTGGGCCAAGTCCCGCTCCGGGATCAAGAACCGGCTCACCGGACACCGGATGAGCCCGGACGGGCGGGAACTGCTCGACGAGGGCAAGACCCTGATCGACGCCGACACGCTGCCCGGCTGGTTCACCCTGGAGGGCCCCAAGCTGCACCGCCGGAACGGCGAGTTCTGGATCTTCGCCCCGGCGGGCGGGGTCGCGACGGGCTGGCAGGGCGCGTTCCGCTCGCGCGACTTCTTCGGCCCGTACGAGGAGCGCGTCGTCCTCGCCCAGGGCCGGAGCGGGGTCAACGGGCCGCACCAGGGCGCCTGGGTGGACACCCCGGCCGGTGAGGACTGGTTCCTGCACTTCCAGGAGCGCGGGGCGTACGGCCGCGTGGTGCACCTCCAGCCGATGCGCTGGGACGGTGACGGCTGGCCGGTCATCGGCGACGCCGGCGAACCCGTCGCCATGCACCGCAAGCCCGCCCTGCCCGCCCAGCCCGTCGAGGCCCCGGCCTGCGACGACGGCTTCCCGGGCGGCCGCCACGGCAGGCAGTGGCAGTGGACGGCGAACCCGCGCCCCGGGTGGACCGTCGAGCACGCCGGGGACGGGCTGCGGCTGAGCTGCGTACCGGCGGAGCACGCGCACGACCTGAGGCTCCTGCCCCACGTACTGGTCCAGCGGCTGCCCGCCGAGACGTTCACCGCCGAGGTCGAACTCGCCCTCGAAAGCGAGGCGCCCGGGGCGAGGGCGGGGCTTGCCGTGCTCGGGGACGCCTACTCCTGGATCGGCCTCGAACGGCAGGCGGAGGGCGGGGTGCGGCTCGTGCACCGGTTCGCCGAGGCGACCGCCGACGCCGAGCGCGACGCGGGGCACGCCGGGCCGGCGCCCTCGGGGGCGGCCCGGCTTCGGATCGAGGTCGCCCCGGGCGCCCGCTGCCGCTTCCTCGCCGACACCGGGGACGGGGCCGGGTTCCGGCCCTCCGGGCAGGTCTTCGCCGCCACCCCGTGGCGCTGGGTCGGCGCGCTGCTCGGGCTGTTCGCCACCGCGCCGCCCGGGGCGGGCCCGACCGGGACCGCCCGCTTCACCGGCTTCCACGTAACCGCGTCACACGCAACCGAACCGAGAGAGAAGAGCCGATCATGA
- a CDS encoding pectate lyase family protein: protein MSTRISVRRNHARAIAVTMGCASLALALSLPAQAAPQPHGTKSAERAVLAKGDGWASAEGSTTGGAAATPDHVYTVHNRAELIAAFEDAGDAPKIVRIAGTVHGNADAEGNPIDCEAYQTDGYTLDKYLAAYDPGTWGREEVPSGPLEDARLASAKLQKAAVNVYVPSNTTLIGTGRDATVIGASIQIQNVSNVIVRNISFEDTYDCFPQWDPTDGDTGHWNSEYDNLVVYGSDHVWVDHNTFSDGDRPDADQPRYFNELYQQHDGLFDIVKGADLVTASWNVLKDHDKTMLLGNSDKAGDTDRGKLRVTLHHNLFKDVNERAPRVRFGQVDSYNNHFVATKGSVYGYSYGIGAESHLVAEHNAFTLSGEFDQAKILKKWSESSLTAADNWVNGRRTDLIAVHNAGVPEEQLTTGAGWTPTLRNRVDHPLLVPLVVGLGAGAGRLPGA, encoded by the coding sequence ATGTCCACACGCATTTCTGTCCGCAGAAACCACGCCCGTGCCATCGCCGTCACGATGGGCTGCGCCTCGCTGGCCCTCGCCCTGAGCCTCCCCGCGCAGGCCGCCCCGCAGCCCCACGGCACGAAGAGCGCCGAGCGCGCCGTCCTCGCGAAGGGCGACGGCTGGGCCTCCGCCGAGGGCTCCACCACCGGTGGCGCCGCCGCGACGCCCGACCACGTCTACACCGTGCACAACCGCGCCGAACTCATCGCCGCCTTCGAGGACGCGGGCGACGCCCCGAAGATCGTCCGGATCGCCGGGACCGTGCACGGCAACGCCGACGCCGAGGGCAACCCGATCGACTGCGAGGCGTACCAGACCGACGGCTACACCCTGGACAAGTACCTCGCCGCCTACGACCCCGGCACCTGGGGCCGCGAGGAGGTCCCGTCCGGGCCGCTGGAGGACGCCCGGCTCGCCTCCGCCAAGCTCCAGAAGGCCGCCGTCAACGTCTACGTCCCGTCCAACACCACGCTGATCGGCACCGGCCGGGACGCCACGGTCATCGGCGCCTCGATCCAGATCCAGAACGTCTCCAACGTCATCGTCCGCAACATCTCCTTCGAGGACACCTACGACTGCTTCCCGCAGTGGGACCCGACCGACGGCGACACCGGCCACTGGAACTCCGAGTACGACAACCTCGTCGTCTACGGCTCCGACCACGTCTGGGTCGACCACAACACCTTCAGCGACGGCGACCGCCCCGACGCCGACCAGCCCCGGTACTTCAACGAGCTGTACCAGCAGCACGACGGGCTCTTCGACATCGTCAAGGGCGCCGACCTGGTGACCGCCTCCTGGAACGTCCTCAAGGACCACGACAAGACCATGCTCCTCGGCAACAGCGACAAGGCCGGGGACACCGACCGGGGCAAGCTCCGCGTCACCCTGCACCACAACCTCTTCAAGGACGTCAACGAGCGGGCGCCCCGCGTCCGCTTCGGCCAGGTCGACTCGTACAACAACCACTTCGTCGCCACGAAGGGCAGCGTCTACGGCTACTCGTACGGGATCGGCGCCGAGTCCCACCTCGTCGCCGAGCACAACGCGTTCACGCTCAGCGGTGAGTTCGACCAGGCGAAGATCCTCAAGAAGTGGTCGGAGTCCTCGCTCACGGCCGCCGACAACTGGGTCAACGGCCGCCGCACCGACCTGATCGCCGTCCACAACGCGGGCGTGCCCGAGGAGCAGCTGACCACGGGCGCCGGCTGGACCCCGACCCTCCGCAACCGGGTCGACCACCCGCTGCTGGTGCCGCTCGTCGTGGGCCTCGGCGCGGGCGCGGGCCGGCTGCCCGGCGCCTGA
- a CDS encoding carbohydrate ABC transporter permease, which translates to MAQASAAATPPKVPRRRSASPRRLPYLLIAPAGLLMLGFIAYPVVSVFYYSLQNYNVTKPWRNGFAGLDNFTRIFTEDDQFWTTLGFSAQWVFVQVALQLTLGLALALIVNQTFIGRGISRAMVFSPWAVSGVLTSTIWILLYNSSTGFSRYLADAGIGEYGTSVLSDTGTVFWAATVAELWRGVPFFAILILADLQSVSKELYEAAAVDGAGRLRQFFHITLPHLRDAIILSTLLRGVWEFNNVDLLYTLTGGGPAGETTTLPLYVANTGIEGHDFGYASALTTVAFVILLFCSIVYLRLSKFGGDHK; encoded by the coding sequence ATGGCCCAAGCCTCCGCCGCGGCCACACCGCCCAAGGTGCCCCGGCGCCGCTCCGCGAGCCCCCGCCGGCTGCCGTATCTGCTGATCGCCCCCGCGGGGCTGCTGATGCTCGGCTTCATCGCCTATCCGGTGGTCAGCGTCTTCTACTACAGCCTCCAGAACTACAACGTCACCAAGCCGTGGCGGAACGGCTTCGCGGGCCTCGACAACTTCACCCGGATCTTCACCGAGGACGACCAGTTCTGGACGACCCTCGGCTTCAGCGCCCAGTGGGTCTTCGTGCAGGTCGCGCTCCAGCTCACGCTGGGGCTCGCGCTGGCCCTGATCGTCAACCAGACCTTCATCGGCCGGGGCATCTCCCGCGCCATGGTCTTCTCGCCCTGGGCCGTCTCCGGGGTGCTGACCAGCACCATCTGGATCCTGCTCTACAACTCCTCGACCGGCTTCAGCCGCTACCTCGCGGACGCCGGGATCGGTGAGTACGGCACCTCGGTGCTCTCCGACACCGGCACCGTCTTCTGGGCCGCGACCGTCGCCGAACTCTGGCGCGGCGTCCCCTTCTTCGCCATCCTCATCCTCGCCGACCTCCAGTCCGTCTCCAAGGAGCTGTACGAGGCGGCCGCCGTGGACGGCGCCGGACGGCTGCGGCAGTTCTTCCACATCACCCTGCCCCACCTGCGCGACGCGATCATCCTGTCGACGCTGCTGCGCGGGGTCTGGGAGTTCAACAACGTCGACCTGCTCTACACCCTCACCGGCGGCGGACCGGCCGGCGAGACCACCACCCTGCCGCTCTACGTCGCCAACACCGGCATCGAGGGCCACGACTTCGGCTACGCCTCCGCGCTCACCACCGTCGCCTTCGTGATCCTCCTCTTCTGCTCGATCGTCTATCTGCGCCTGAGCAAGTTCGGAGGCGACCACAAGTGA
- a CDS encoding Gfo/Idh/MocA family protein — translation MTSLPLPIVLAGARGHGRWHLANIRRLQHQGLVRLAGICELTPLDATELAGFADESPEQSADFGALLDSTGARAAVICTPIQTHTALALTAAGRGVHLLLEKPPAATRADFDRIRAGVRDAGTACQVGFQSFGSHAVPAIRELVATGAVGTVRGYAAAGAWVRDDAYYGRAPWAGRRRIGDTDVVDGVLTNPLAHAVATALELAGTTAEDITAIDTELFRAHDIEADDTSCVRVTTASGPPVTAAVTLCAEQAGEPYVIVHGDRGRITFWYKQDRVLVQRAGHGPLETVHGRTDLLENLVAHLTEGAPLLVPPERTGAFMEVVEAVRTAPEPRPLPSDAWHTAPVPGTGATRRVVRGIDALVASGAETLALFSELGAPWARSEVTSP, via the coding sequence ATGACCTCGCTGCCCCTCCCGATCGTCCTCGCGGGCGCCCGGGGCCACGGTCGCTGGCACCTCGCCAACATCCGCCGCCTCCAGCACCAGGGCCTCGTCCGCCTCGCCGGCATCTGCGAACTCACCCCGCTCGACGCCACCGAGCTGGCCGGCTTCGCGGACGAATCCCCCGAGCAGTCCGCCGACTTCGGCGCCCTCCTGGACTCCACCGGCGCCCGCGCCGCGGTGATCTGCACCCCCATCCAGACCCACACCGCCCTCGCCCTGACCGCCGCCGGACGCGGCGTGCACCTCCTCCTGGAGAAGCCGCCCGCCGCCACCCGCGCCGACTTCGACCGCATCCGCGCCGGGGTGCGCGACGCGGGCACCGCCTGCCAGGTGGGCTTCCAGTCCTTCGGCTCGCACGCCGTCCCCGCCATCCGGGAGCTCGTCGCCACCGGCGCCGTCGGCACCGTACGGGGCTACGCGGCGGCGGGCGCCTGGGTCCGCGACGACGCCTATTACGGGCGGGCGCCCTGGGCCGGCCGGCGCCGCATCGGGGACACCGACGTGGTCGACGGCGTCCTCACCAACCCGCTCGCCCACGCCGTCGCCACGGCCCTCGAACTCGCCGGGACCACCGCCGAGGACATCACCGCCATCGACACCGAGCTCTTCCGGGCCCACGACATCGAGGCCGACGACACCTCCTGCGTACGCGTCACCACCGCGTCCGGGCCGCCCGTCACCGCCGCCGTCACCCTCTGCGCGGAACAGGCGGGGGAGCCGTACGTCATCGTCCACGGCGACCGCGGCCGGATCACCTTCTGGTACAAGCAGGACCGCGTCCTCGTCCAGCGCGCCGGACACGGCCCCCTGGAGACCGTGCACGGCCGCACCGACCTCCTGGAGAACCTGGTCGCCCACCTGACGGAAGGCGCCCCGCTCCTCGTACCGCCGGAGCGCACCGGCGCCTTCATGGAGGTCGTGGAGGCCGTACGGACCGCGCCCGAACCGCGTCCCCTGCCGTCCGACGCCTGGCACACCGCGCCCGTGCCCGGCACCGGGGCCACCCGCCGGGTGGTGCGCGGCATCGACGCCCTGGTCGCGTCCGGCGCCGAAACCCTCGCCCTCTTCTCCGAACTCGGCGCCCCCTGGGCCCGCAGCGAGGTGACCTCCCCATGA
- a CDS encoding ABC transporter substrate-binding protein, giving the protein MNISKTQRGRATAAVSLAAVLALTATACGDDGSASGGEGSGKGEITFWDNNGGPRTAVWKEIIQDFEKKYPDIEVKYVPIPIADVQSKYDTAIAGGGVPDVGGVGTAYLANMVSQDALEPLGDRIKDSSLNGKLVEGMVESVKDAAGRDDEMYTVPTSANNGALWYRTDLFKAAGLEAPTSWATFYEAAEKLTDAKKNKFGYTIRGGAGSIAQALDAAYGQSGITEFWNGDKTTLNDPKNVAALEKYAALYKKTTPSADVNNDFTKMVAQFDTGTIGMLSHNLGSYQDHLKALGKDKFAGIPNPVGDGGTRVQVSNPVDGLGLFKASKNKTAAWKFIEFAASHESNSKWNESAGAIPANTEAAKDPWISEAAPTELAAKALTDGSTKIVQLPYYLPDWNNISKADNEPEFQKLLLGKVTAKAFLDKMADELNAAQKEWKERGNG; this is encoded by the coding sequence ATGAACATCTCGAAGACGCAGCGGGGGCGCGCCACGGCCGCCGTCTCCCTCGCGGCGGTGCTCGCCCTGACGGCGACCGCGTGCGGCGACGACGGCAGCGCGAGCGGCGGCGAGGGCAGCGGCAAGGGCGAGATCACCTTCTGGGACAACAACGGCGGCCCGCGCACCGCCGTCTGGAAGGAGATCATCCAGGACTTCGAGAAGAAGTACCCGGACATCGAGGTGAAGTACGTGCCGATCCCGATCGCCGACGTGCAGTCCAAGTACGACACGGCCATCGCGGGCGGCGGAGTGCCGGACGTCGGCGGTGTCGGCACCGCCTACCTGGCCAACATGGTCTCGCAGGACGCCCTGGAACCGCTGGGCGACCGGATCAAGGACTCCTCGCTCAACGGCAAGCTGGTCGAGGGCATGGTCGAGAGCGTCAAGGACGCGGCCGGGCGGGACGACGAGATGTACACCGTGCCGACCTCCGCGAACAACGGCGCGCTCTGGTACCGCACCGACCTCTTCAAGGCGGCCGGACTGGAAGCGCCCACCAGCTGGGCCACGTTCTACGAGGCCGCCGAGAAGCTGACCGACGCCAAGAAGAACAAGTTCGGCTACACCATCCGCGGCGGCGCCGGCTCCATCGCCCAGGCCCTCGACGCGGCGTACGGGCAGTCGGGCATCACCGAGTTCTGGAACGGTGACAAGACCACCCTCAACGATCCCAAGAACGTGGCGGCGCTGGAGAAGTACGCCGCCCTCTACAAGAAGACGACGCCGTCCGCCGACGTCAACAACGACTTCACCAAGATGGTCGCCCAGTTCGACACCGGCACCATCGGGATGCTGAGCCACAACCTCGGCTCCTACCAGGACCACCTGAAGGCCCTCGGCAAGGACAAGTTCGCCGGCATACCCAACCCGGTCGGCGACGGCGGCACCCGCGTCCAGGTCTCCAACCCGGTCGACGGCCTCGGCCTGTTCAAGGCGAGCAAGAACAAGACCGCCGCCTGGAAGTTCATCGAGTTCGCCGCCTCGCACGAGTCGAACAGCAAGTGGAACGAGTCCGCGGGCGCCATCCCCGCCAACACCGAGGCCGCCAAGGACCCGTGGATCAGCGAGGCCGCCCCGACCGAGCTGGCCGCGAAGGCCCTCACCGACGGCTCCACCAAGATCGTGCAGCTGCCGTACTACCTGCCCGACTGGAACAACATCAGCAAGGCCGACAACGAGCCGGAGTTCCAGAAGCTGCTGCTCGGCAAGGTCACGGCCAAGGCGTTCCTGGACAAGATGGCCGACGAGCTCAACGCGGCCCAGAAGGAGTGGAAGGAGCGCGGCAACGGCTGA
- the araD gene encoding L-arabinonate dehydratase: MTARIAPEELRSHQWYGTDGLRSFSHRARTRQLGYLPEEHLGKPVVAILNTWSDINPCHVHLRDRAQAVKRGVWQAGGFPLEFPVSTLSETFQKPTPMLYRNMLAMETEELLRSYPVDGAVLLGGCDKSTPALLMGAASVDLPAVFVPAGPMLPGHWRDEVLGSGTDMWKYWDDKRAGLIGDCEMGELENGLARSPGHCMTMGTASTLTAAAEALGVTVPGASSIPAVDSGHDRMAAASGLRIVELVWQQRKLSQILTAEAYEDAVATVLALGGSTNAVIHLIAMAGRSGIKLTLDDFDRIARTVPVLANLRPGGKYLMEDFHFAGGLPGFLARLTDVLHLDRPTVAHDTLREQLDGALVHNDDVIRERSNALAEEGGVAVLRGNLCPDGAVIKHIAAEPHLLRHTGPAVVFDDYKEMQRTINDPALALTPDHVLVLRNAGPKGGPGMPEYGMLPIPDYLLKQGVRDMVRLSDARMSGTSYGACVLHIAPESYVGGPLALVRTGDLVTLDVGARLLNLDVPDEELARRRAEWTPPPVRYERGYQALYQDQITQADTGCDFAFLARPGAVPDPYAG, encoded by the coding sequence ATGACCGCCCGCATCGCCCCCGAGGAGCTGCGCAGCCACCAGTGGTACGGCACCGACGGGCTCCGCTCCTTCAGCCACCGCGCCCGCACCCGCCAGCTCGGCTACCTCCCCGAGGAGCACCTGGGCAAGCCGGTCGTGGCGATCCTCAACACCTGGTCGGACATCAACCCCTGCCACGTCCACCTGCGCGACCGGGCGCAGGCCGTGAAGCGCGGGGTCTGGCAGGCGGGCGGCTTCCCGCTGGAGTTCCCGGTCTCCACGCTCTCGGAGACCTTCCAGAAGCCGACCCCGATGCTCTACCGGAACATGCTGGCGATGGAGACCGAGGAGCTGCTGCGCTCCTACCCGGTCGACGGGGCGGTCCTGCTCGGCGGCTGCGACAAGTCCACCCCGGCCCTGCTGATGGGCGCCGCGTCCGTGGACCTGCCGGCCGTCTTCGTACCGGCCGGGCCGATGCTGCCGGGGCACTGGCGCGACGAGGTCCTGGGCTCCGGCACCGACATGTGGAAGTACTGGGACGACAAGCGCGCCGGGCTCATCGGCGACTGCGAGATGGGCGAGCTGGAGAACGGCCTCGCCCGCTCGCCCGGCCACTGCATGACCATGGGCACCGCGTCCACCCTCACCGCGGCCGCCGAAGCGCTCGGCGTCACCGTCCCCGGCGCCTCCTCGATCCCCGCCGTCGACTCCGGCCACGACCGGATGGCCGCCGCCTCCGGCCTCCGCATCGTCGAACTGGTGTGGCAGCAGCGGAAGCTGTCGCAGATCCTCACGGCGGAGGCGTACGAGGACGCCGTCGCGACCGTCCTCGCGCTCGGCGGCTCCACCAACGCCGTCATCCACCTCATCGCGATGGCCGGCCGCTCCGGGATCAAGCTCACCCTGGACGACTTCGACCGCATCGCCCGCACCGTCCCGGTCCTCGCCAACCTGCGCCCCGGCGGGAAGTACCTGATGGAGGACTTCCACTTCGCCGGCGGGCTCCCCGGCTTCCTGGCCCGCCTCACCGACGTCCTGCACCTGGACCGCCCCACGGTCGCCCACGACACCCTGCGCGAACAGCTCGACGGGGCGCTCGTACACAACGACGACGTCATACGGGAGCGCTCCAACGCCCTCGCCGAGGAGGGCGGCGTGGCGGTGCTGCGCGGCAACCTCTGCCCGGACGGCGCCGTCATCAAGCACATCGCCGCCGAACCGCACCTGCTGCGCCACACCGGACCCGCGGTCGTCTTCGACGACTACAAGGAGATGCAGCGCACCATCAACGACCCGGCGCTCGCGCTCACCCCCGACCATGTGCTGGTCCTGCGCAACGCGGGCCCCAAGGGCGGCCCCGGGATGCCCGAGTACGGCATGCTCCCGATCCCCGACTACCTGCTCAAGCAGGGCGTACGGGACATGGTCCGGCTCTCCGACGCCCGGATGAGCGGCACCAGCTACGGGGCGTGCGTGCTGCACATCGCGCCCGAGTCGTACGTCGGCGGGCCGCTCGCCCTCGTCCGCACCGGTGACCTCGTCACCCTGGACGTCGGGGCGCGGCTGCTGAACCTCGACGTGCCCGACGAGGAACTGGCGCGCCGCCGCGCCGAGTGGACCCCGCCGCCGGTCCGGTACGAGCGCGGCTACCAGGCGCTCTACCAGGACCAGATCACCCAGGCCGACACCGGCTGCGACTTCGCCTTCCTGGCCCGGCCGGGAGCAGTGCCCGACCCGTACGCAGGCTGA